In the genome of Bradyrhizobium sp. CB3481, the window TTGGCCGCATCGTCATGGCCTTCGCGCAAGCCCACGACCTTGATCTCGGGAAACTGCTCCTCGAACAGATGCATGAAGCCCATCTCGCGCTCTTCATGGGCGCGATAGCTGCGGCTGCCCGCGATCATCGCTACCTTTGCCGATCGGCCGCCGATGAAGCGTGCGATCAGATAGCCCGCGGTCCGTCCGGCTGAGCGATTGTCGAGGCCGACATAGGCGACACGGCGCGTATTGGCGATGTCAGAGATCAGCGTGACCGTCGGCACGTCGCGCTCGGCCAGCAGGTCGACGGCTTCGCGCACCGCCGGATGTTCGATTGCCATGAACACGATGCCGTCGACTTCGCGCCCGACCCGGCGCAGCTCCTGCGCCAAAAGATCGGGCTTCAGGCTTTCGATCTGCTCGACGCGGGCGCGCATGTTGAAGGATGCGAACTGGTCCTGAGATGAGCCGATCAGACGGCTCAGCATGTTGAGAAAGCGGTTGGTGCCGGCCGGCAGCACGAAGGCGAGACGCCACGGTTTCAGCGCCTGCGCCGGCAGCGCGCCATCCGCGACATAGCCGAGTTCGCTCGCCGCCTTCAAAACCCGCTGCACCGTCGTCGCGCGCACGCCAGGCCGCTGGTTCAGCACGCGATCGACGGTCGCGGTCGATACGCCGGACAGGCTGGCGACGTCGTCGATCCGCGCCAAACGGCGTCGGCGTGGCGGCTCGATCGTCGATTCAGTCATCGCGAAAGTCCTCCGTCGTCAGCGGTAAATGACATCAAAAACCATCAATAAATGAGTTTGACGGCCATCATTAGCGGTCTCTATCGTTCCTGCAGCCGTCCGGCAAGGGCTCAACAAGCCGGCCAAATCAGAAAAAGGGAGGAAGATCATGTCCAAGGTGAGCCGACGCGCCGTTCTTCGCGCACTCGCGAGCGCTCCCGCCGTCTCCGTGCTGGGCGCGCCGATGATCGCGCGGGCCGCCGAGATCGAGCTGCGTTACGGCAACAACCTTCCGTCTTCCCATCCGCTCAATGTCCGTTCCCAGGAGGCGGCCGACCGGGTCAAGGAAAAGACCGGCGGCCGCGTCGAGATCAAGATCTTCCCGAACAACCAGCTCGGCGGCGATACCGACATGCTGAGTCAGGTGCGCTCGGGCGGCATCACCTTCTTCACGCCGTCGGCGCTGGTCATCGCGACCCTGGTGCCGGTGGCGGCGATCAACGCGGTGGGCTTTGCGTTCGCTGATTACGGTCAGGTCTGGAAGGCCATGGACGGTGCGCTCGGCGCCCATGTCCGCGCCGCCATCGAGAAGGTCAACCTGCACGCCTTCGAAAAGATCTGGGACAACGGCTTTCGCCAGATGACATCGAGCGCCAAGCCGATCGAGACCGCGAAAGACATGGCGGGGCTGAAGATCCGCGTCCCGGTCAGTCCGCTTAGCCTGTCGATGTTCAAGGCGCTCGATTCAGCGCCGACCAGCCTGCAATTCAGCGAGGTCTATACCTCGCTGCAGACCAAGATCGTGGACGCGCAGGAAAATCCGCTTTCGATCATCCAGGTGGCCAAGCTTTACGAGGTGCAGAAGTTCTGTGCGCTCAGCAATCACATCTGGGACGGTTTTTGGTTCGTCGCCAACGGCCGCGCCTGGAAAGGACTGCCCGACGACGTCAGGGGGATCATCACCGAAGCGATCAACGACGCCGGCATGAAGCAGCGCGAGGACGTCAAGGCGCTGAACGACTCGGTGCAGGCCGACCTGCAGGCCAAAGGCCTCGCCTTCAACAAGACAAACCCGGATTCCTTCCGCGCCAAGCTGCGCGAAGCCGGCTTCTACAAGGAGTGGAAGGAGAAGTTCGGCGCGGAGGCCTGGGGCCTGCTGGAGAAGGAGGTCGGCGCGCTCGCCTGACCGTATCGCCGAACTGCCTGAGGAGTTCCGCATGGACAGTCATGCCGTTGCGCTTCCGGCGCCGGGCCTGCCGGCGTCTGCCGCGATCCGCCTTGGTCAAGCCATCGAGACGGCGATCGGCGCCGTCGTCGAGGCCGTTGCCGCCGTCATCCTGGTCGCCGAGATCATCATCCTCGGCGCCGGCGTGATCGCGCGCTATGTGCTGCATGCGCCGCTGGTCTGGTCGGATGAACTCGCTTCGATCCTGTTCCTGTGGTTGTCGATGCTGGGCGCCGTGATCGCGCTTCGCCGCGGCGAGCATATGCGGATGACCGGCATCGTCGCCCGCGTCACGCCGCAGACACGCGCGCTGCTGGAAGCGGTGGCGCTCGCGGCCTCGATCGCGATCCTGCTGCTGATGCTTCCGCACGCAATCGAGTATACGCAGGAAGAAAGTTTTGTGGTGACGCCGGCGCTGGAGATCGTGAACTCCTGGCGCGCTGCTGCCATCCCGACCGGCATCGCGTTGATGCTGCTGGCCGCGGTGCTGCGCCTCGTGCGCACCACTGCGTTGCGGCCAGCATTGGTCGCGGTCGCGCTGACCGCTTTGTTGATCGCGCTGTTCTGGGCCGCGGGGCCGATGCTGAAGCCGCTCGGCAAGCTCAATCTCGTGATCTTCTTCGTCGGCGTGGTCGGGTTCAACGTGTTCGCCGGCGTGCCGATCGCGTTCTCCTTTGCGCTGGCGACCTTCGGCTATCTCTCGCTGACCACCTCCACGCCGATGCTGGTGATGGTCGGCCGGCTCGACGAAGGCATGGGCCATCTGGTGTTGCTGGCGGTGCCGCTGTTCATCTTCCTGGGAAGCCTGATCGGGATGACCGGAATGGCGACCGCCATGATCCAGTGCCTCTCGGCGCTGCTGGGTCACGTCAGGGGCGGGCTGTCCTATGTGCTGATCGGCGCGATGTACCTGGTCTCGGGCATCTCGGGCTCGAAGATCGCCGACATGGCGGCGATCGCGCCGGTGCTGTTCCCGGAGATGCAGAAGCGCGGCGCCAAGCCCGGCGACCTCGTCGCGCTGTTGTCGGCGACCGGCGCGCAAACTGAAACCATTCCGCCGTCGATCGTGCTGATCACGATCGGCTCGGTGACCGGCGTCTCGATCGCGGCGCTGTTCACCGGCGGTCTATTGCCGGCGTTGGTGCTCGGCGTCGCACTCTGCGCGGTGGTCTGGTGGCGCTATCGCAACGAAGACCTCAGCCATGTCGTCCGCCAATCCTGGCGCGAGACCGGGTACCTCGCGCTGATCGCGTTGCCGGCCATCGCGCTACCTTTCGTGATCCGCTTCGCGGTAGTCGAAGGCGTCGCGACGGCGACCGAGGTGTCCACGATCGGCATTGCCTATGCGGTCATTGTCGGGCTTCTGGTCTATCGGCAGTTCGACTGGCGGCGATTGCCGGCGATCCTGGTCGAGACGGCGGCGCTCACCGGGGCGATCGTCTTCATCATCGGCTGCGCCACCGCGATGGCCTGGGGCCTGACGCAATCCGGTTTCTCGAAAAACCTTGCCGATGCGATGGCCGCGATTCCCGGCGGAGCCTGGGGCTTTCTTGCTATCTCGATCCTGGCCTTCGTCATTCTCGGCAGCATTCTCGAGGGTATTCCGGCGATCGTGCTGTTCGGGCCGTTGCTGTTTCCGATCGCCAAGCAGGCCGGCGTGCACGAGGTGCATTACGCGATGGTGGTGATCTTCGCGATGGGCGTCGGCCTGTTCTCGCCGCCGTTCGGCGTCGGCTATTACGGCGCCTGCGCGATCAGCAAGATCAATCCCGACGAGGGCCTGCGCTACATCTGGGCTTATGTGCTGGCACTGCTGGCAGGGCTCATCGTGGTCGCCGCTGTCCCCTGGATCTCGATCGGCTTCCTGAACTGAAATGATTGTCTGCGGAAAGGTTACCTCATGAGCCGCTTTTTCGGCGAAATACGTCAGGCCGGATATGTCGTGCCTGACATCGAGGCGGCGATGGACTACTGGTCGCGCGTGCTTGGCGTCGGTCCGTTCTTCTACAATGAACGGGTGCCGATCAAGAACTACCGCTACCGTGGCGAAAGCTACGAGCCGCACAATTCGGTCGCGCTCGCCAATTCCGGTCCACTGCAGATCGAGCTGATCCAGTGCCGTAACGACGTGCCGTCGATGTATCGCGACTTCACAGAGGCCGGTCATTCCGGACTGCAGCACGTCGCCTACTGGACGGAAAACTACGACGCCGATCTCAAGCGCTTGCTCGCGCAGGGCTTCAAACCTGTCATGAGCGGCGAGGTTGGCGAGCGCGGCCGCTTCATCTATTTTGACACGCACTATCATCCGGGCACCGTGATCGAGCTTTCGGAAGTGCAGGGGCCGAAAGGCAAGATGTTCCGCATGATTCGCGAGGCTTCCGCGAACTGGGACGGCAGGGATCCGGTGCGGCCGTTCCCCGACCTCAGCAGGCTCTGACATGGCAAGCGTTGCGTCCGACCGGCTCGAGGCGAGCTATCTGATCGAGACGCCGCTCGATCCGACTGATG includes:
- a CDS encoding LacI family DNA-binding transcriptional regulator yields the protein MTESTIEPPRRRRLARIDDVASLSGVSTATVDRVLNQRPGVRATTVQRVLKAASELGYVADGALPAQALKPWRLAFVLPAGTNRFLNMLSRLIGSSQDQFASFNMRARVEQIESLKPDLLAQELRRVGREVDGIVFMAIEHPAVREAVDLLAERDVPTVTLISDIANTRRVAYVGLDNRSAGRTAGYLIARFIGGRSAKVAMIAGSRSYRAHEEREMGFMHLFEEQFPEIKVVGLREGHDDAANNYRQTKLLLAQHSGLAGIYNIGGGADGIGRALKEAGRQRDVVFVGHGLSPDTREMLIDGTMDAVITQNPQSSLMDCMTIFANLRAGRPAQDATTRSRTELILRENLP
- a CDS encoding TRAP transporter substrate-binding protein, which gives rise to MSKVSRRAVLRALASAPAVSVLGAPMIARAAEIELRYGNNLPSSHPLNVRSQEAADRVKEKTGGRVEIKIFPNNQLGGDTDMLSQVRSGGITFFTPSALVIATLVPVAAINAVGFAFADYGQVWKAMDGALGAHVRAAIEKVNLHAFEKIWDNGFRQMTSSAKPIETAKDMAGLKIRVPVSPLSLSMFKALDSAPTSLQFSEVYTSLQTKIVDAQENPLSIIQVAKLYEVQKFCALSNHIWDGFWFVANGRAWKGLPDDVRGIITEAINDAGMKQREDVKALNDSVQADLQAKGLAFNKTNPDSFRAKLREAGFYKEWKEKFGAEAWGLLEKEVGALA
- a CDS encoding TRAP transporter large permease subunit gives rise to the protein MDSHAVALPAPGLPASAAIRLGQAIETAIGAVVEAVAAVILVAEIIILGAGVIARYVLHAPLVWSDELASILFLWLSMLGAVIALRRGEHMRMTGIVARVTPQTRALLEAVALAASIAILLLMLPHAIEYTQEESFVVTPALEIVNSWRAAAIPTGIALMLLAAVLRLVRTTALRPALVAVALTALLIALFWAAGPMLKPLGKLNLVIFFVGVVGFNVFAGVPIAFSFALATFGYLSLTTSTPMLVMVGRLDEGMGHLVLLAVPLFIFLGSLIGMTGMATAMIQCLSALLGHVRGGLSYVLIGAMYLVSGISGSKIADMAAIAPVLFPEMQKRGAKPGDLVALLSATGAQTETIPPSIVLITIGSVTGVSIAALFTGGLLPALVLGVALCAVVWWRYRNEDLSHVVRQSWRETGYLALIALPAIALPFVIRFAVVEGVATATEVSTIGIAYAVIVGLLVYRQFDWRRLPAILVETAALTGAIVFIIGCATAMAWGLTQSGFSKNLADAMAAIPGGAWGFLAISILAFVILGSILEGIPAIVLFGPLLFPIAKQAGVHEVHYAMVVIFAMGVGLFSPPFGVGYYGACAISKINPDEGLRYIWAYVLALLAGLIVVAAVPWISIGFLN
- a CDS encoding VOC family protein — encoded protein: MSRFFGEIRQAGYVVPDIEAAMDYWSRVLGVGPFFYNERVPIKNYRYRGESYEPHNSVALANSGPLQIELIQCRNDVPSMYRDFTEAGHSGLQHVAYWTENYDADLKRLLAQGFKPVMSGEVGERGRFIYFDTHYHPGTVIELSEVQGPKGKMFRMIREASANWDGRDPVRPFPDLSRL